In Fodinibius salicampi, the sequence ACGAAGGCATGGTTCTAAGTCCGGCCGAAATTGGGGTAGCTGCTACGGTGGGGAAGACACGGCTGAACGTTTCGAGAGTACCGGAAGTGGCCGTTATATCCACTGGCGATGAGCTGGTACCTATCAGCCAGCGTCCGCTTCCCCACCAAATACGTCGATCAAATGCCTATACAATCTCTGCGGCACTGCGAGAGCTACATATGGAAGCAGAGCTGTTTCATCTGAATGACGATCGTTCTGAGATTTCCAAAAGACTGGATGATATACTCAAAAAATTTGAGTTGGTGATTTTAAGTGGAGGCGTCTCCAAGGGTAAATTAGACTATATTCCAGGGATTCTTGAGCAGAAGGGGGTAGAAAAACTCTTTCATAAAGTGCGACAGCGTCCGGGCAAACCCTTCTGGTTTGGAAAATCTGAGGAGTCCGTGGTATTTGCCCTGCCGGGAAATCCGGTTTCTACTTTTTCCTGCTGTTACAGGTATGTTATGCCTTGGCTGAAAAAGCAGTTAGGAATAAGTAAAAGAAATCAATTAATGGCTCAGCTTACTGTAAATTATACCTTCGAGAAAAAGTTAACCTATTTTTTGCAGGTGAAAGTTGAAATTAATGATGAAGGTATTATGAAGGCTACTCCGGTAAAAGGGAAAGGTTCCAGTGATTTAGCCAATCTGTGCAAGGGCGATGGCTTTCTGGAGTTGCCGGAAGATCAAGACCATTTTAAGGCCGGGGAAAGCTATCCTCTGTTTCTGTATCGAACTTTATAACTTTAAAGTTTATGCTGATAGTTTTTTGATGTAACTCTTAATGAAATAGTAGTACCGATCCGGATATCCGGATTTTTGTCTGGGTCATATGGAATATGTATCAAACCATGGTGTGATGTTACAACAAGTATATTTTTGTCGAATAGAATATCAATAACTTTAACAACGCCTGGCTTCATATT encodes:
- a CDS encoding molybdopterin molybdotransferase MoeA → MIGVSEASDIINGIKLKIETEKLDISETVGMILRESITLDRDLPPFDRVMMDGIAIQYDKWEQGQSVFPVEGLQKAGGPKQVMDGSGHCMEVMTGAILPGKTDTVIRYEDIEIQQQEKETVAVIQKSPKAKGQNIHPKGTNRPKGDLVANEGMVLSPAEIGVAATVGKTRLNVSRVPEVAVISTGDELVPISQRPLPHQIRRSNAYTISAALRELHMEAELFHLNDDRSEISKRLDDILKKFELVILSGGVSKGKLDYIPGILEQKGVEKLFHKVRQRPGKPFWFGKSEESVVFALPGNPVSTFSCCYRYVMPWLKKQLGISKRNQLMAQLTVNYTFEKKLTYFLQVKVEINDEGIMKATPVKGKGSSDLANLCKGDGFLELPEDQDHFKAGESYPLFLYRTL